The Parashewanella tropica genome window below encodes:
- the sfsA gene encoding DNA/RNA nuclease SfsA, which yields MIFQPPLARATLIKRYKRFLADITLTNGEETTLHVSNTGAMTGCAEPDDYVWYSTSDNPKRKYQHSWECTETQTGHFICVNTIRANHLVEEAINNQVIEELKGYRTLQREVKYGEENSKIDFFLSDDEMPDTYVEVKSVTLLENGQGYFPDAVTARGQKHLRELMQMAQSGKRAVLLFAVLHTGIDSVKPASHIDSMYAELLSKAIDAGVEVIAYKAEITPSQLQLSYKVDFSLS from the coding sequence ATGATATTTCAACCTCCTTTAGCTCGAGCTACTTTAATCAAACGTTATAAGCGCTTTTTAGCGGATATCACTCTAACCAATGGTGAAGAGACAACTTTACACGTTTCAAATACAGGAGCCATGACTGGCTGTGCTGAGCCGGATGACTATGTTTGGTACAGCACCTCTGACAATCCTAAGCGAAAATATCAACACAGCTGGGAATGTACAGAGACACAAACAGGCCACTTCATTTGTGTGAATACCATTCGTGCCAACCATCTTGTTGAAGAAGCCATTAATAATCAAGTGATTGAAGAATTAAAAGGCTATCGGACACTACAACGAGAAGTGAAGTATGGCGAAGAAAACAGCAAGATAGACTTTTTCCTTAGTGATGACGAAATGCCTGATACCTATGTGGAAGTGAAAAGCGTCACTTTACTCGAAAATGGGCAAGGTTATTTCCCTGATGCAGTAACAGCTCGTGGGCAGAAACATTTACGAGAGTTGATGCAAATGGCGCAATCTGGAAAACGAGCGGTCTTGCTGTTTGCCGTTTTACATACTGGGATTGATAGTGTAAAACCAGCTAGCCATATTGACAGTATGTACGCTGAATTGCTTTCTAAGGCAATTGATGCTGGCGTTGAGGTTATTGCGTACAAAGCGGAAATTACACCATCGCAATTGCAACTTTCTTATAAAGTCGACTTTTCTCTTTCCTAG
- the dksA gene encoding RNA polymerase-binding protein DksA: MPEGNKKLGVLAIAGVEPYQEKPGEEYMNAEQSSHFKLILEAWRNQLREEVDRTLNHMQDEAANFPDPVDRAAQEEEFSLELRARDRERKLIKKIEKTLQKIEEEDFGFCDSCGIEIGIRRLEARPTADLCIDCKTLAEIKEKQMAG, encoded by the coding sequence ATGCCTGAAGGCAATAAAAAACTTGGCGTACTCGCTATCGCTGGTGTAGAACCATACCAGGAAAAGCCGGGTGAGGAGTACATGAACGCCGAGCAATCGAGTCACTTTAAGTTGATCCTCGAAGCTTGGAGAAATCAATTGCGTGAAGAAGTTGATAGAACGCTCAACCACATGCAGGACGAAGCCGCCAACTTCCCAGATCCTGTTGACCGTGCCGCGCAAGAAGAAGAGTTCAGCTTAGAATTACGTGCTCGTGATAGAGAGCGTAAGCTGATCAAAAAAATTGAGAAGACATTGCAAAAAATCGAAGAAGAAGATTTTGGTTTTTGTGATTCTTGCGGTATCGAAATCGGTATTCGCCGCCTAGAAGCTCGTCCAACAGCGGATTTATGTATTGACTGTAAGACGTTAGCTGAAATTAAAGAAAAGCAAATGGCGGGCTAA
- the gluQRS gene encoding tRNA glutamyl-Q(34) synthetase GluQRS, producing MSPYIGRFAPSPSGSLHFGSLVAALGSYLRARSLKGQWLLRMEDIDPPREIKGAADDILKTLDVFGLHWDGEVLYQSQRQEAYQDTLNQLLQQNNAYYCQCTRKVVREMGGIYDGRCKPLGLESGAIRLVNTEGVSEFVDELKGKVKVESSFAKEDFIIKRSDGLFAYQLAVVLDDAHQGITEVVRGSDLLEATCRQLSLFQSLNLPSPKWLHLPLASTQPGFKLSKQNAATAVDSNNPQKSLIQALAFLGQPKVATSGDIRVMLAQAVEQFQLDAIPKNNEILIV from the coding sequence ATGTCACCCTATATCGGTCGCTTTGCGCCATCCCCCTCAGGTTCACTCCATTTTGGTTCCCTTGTTGCTGCGTTAGGCAGTTATCTTAGAGCACGCTCATTAAAGGGTCAGTGGTTGCTCCGAATGGAAGATATTGATCCACCACGTGAGATCAAAGGCGCAGCGGATGACATTCTTAAAACGCTTGATGTTTTTGGATTGCATTGGGATGGTGAAGTGCTTTATCAAAGCCAGAGACAAGAAGCCTATCAAGACACGCTTAATCAACTGCTGCAACAAAATAACGCATATTACTGCCAATGCACTCGAAAAGTCGTTCGCGAAATGGGCGGGATTTATGATGGACGCTGCAAACCGCTTGGATTAGAAAGTGGGGCAATTCGATTAGTTAATACAGAAGGAGTTTCTGAGTTTGTTGATGAGCTTAAAGGTAAGGTTAAAGTTGAATCTAGCTTTGCCAAAGAAGATTTTATCATTAAACGCAGCGATGGCTTATTTGCGTACCAATTAGCTGTGGTTTTGGATGATGCCCATCAAGGGATCACAGAAGTGGTACGAGGCAGTGACTTATTAGAAGCAACTTGCCGTCAGTTGAGTTTATTTCAGAGCTTAAATTTACCCTCTCCCAAATGGCTGCATTTACCGTTAGCTTCTACCCAGCCGGGTTTTAAGTTGTCTAAACAGAATGCTGCCACAGCTGTTGATTCGAATAATCCACAAAAAAGCCTAATTCAAGCATTGGCGTTTTTAGGGCAACCTAAAGTTGCTACATCTGGCGATATCAGAGTCATGCTTGCTCAAGCTGTGGAGCAATTTCAGCTAGATGCCATTCCAAAAAATAATGAGATTTTGATTGTTTAA
- a CDS encoding D-2-hydroxyacid dehydrogenase has translation MKIVVLDYFTLNSGDLDDAALKALGDVTFYDRTSIAQIIERAKDAEIILTNKVVLDTAILAQLPKLEFISVLATGTNVVDIKAAQARGIAVSNVPAYSTQSVAQMVFAHILNHTQQLAQHDKAVKDKQWQNCNDFCFQLTPTYSLVGKTLGLIGFGETGKQVAAIATAMQMKLLIHSRTKPASLPENTQWVSLEEVFSQSDIVSLQCPQTSQTEKLVNANTLSLMKQGALLVNCARGGLVNEDDLAQALHHNKLYAGVDVLSTEPPAADNPLLTAPNISITPHIAWATLEARQRLLAVTVENIKAFKAGQVINRVN, from the coding sequence ATGAAGATTGTGGTATTAGACTATTTTACCCTTAATTCGGGTGATTTGGACGATGCAGCGCTAAAAGCTTTGGGTGATGTGACTTTTTACGATAGAACCTCTATCGCACAAATTATTGAACGAGCAAAAGACGCAGAAATCATTCTGACCAATAAAGTGGTATTAGATACCGCTATTCTAGCGCAACTTCCAAAGCTAGAATTTATCAGTGTGTTAGCGACAGGAACCAACGTCGTCGATATTAAAGCCGCACAAGCGAGAGGCATTGCAGTCAGTAATGTTCCTGCCTACAGCACTCAATCCGTTGCTCAAATGGTGTTTGCGCATATTCTTAACCATACCCAACAGTTGGCACAGCATGACAAGGCGGTGAAAGATAAGCAATGGCAAAACTGCAACGATTTTTGTTTTCAGCTTACCCCAACTTACTCTTTGGTTGGTAAAACATTAGGTCTGATTGGTTTTGGAGAAACAGGTAAGCAAGTTGCAGCTATCGCTACAGCAATGCAAATGAAGTTACTGATCCATTCACGTACAAAACCCGCATCATTACCTGAAAATACTCAGTGGGTAAGCCTTGAAGAAGTCTTTTCTCAATCAGATATTGTATCTTTGCAATGCCCACAAACCTCGCAAACAGAAAAGTTAGTGAACGCCAACACACTTAGCTTAATGAAACAAGGCGCACTGTTAGTTAACTGCGCCAGAGGTGGCTTAGTGAATGAAGATGATTTAGCTCAGGCATTACATCACAATAAACTTTACGCTGGTGTTGATGTCCTTTCCACCGAGCCCCCAGCGGCCGACAATCCATTACTGACTGCGCCGAACATCAGCATTACTCCACATATCGCATGGGCGACACTTGAAGCAAGACAAAGGTTATTAGCTGTTACGGTTGAGAATATAAAAGCCTTCAAAGCTGGGCAAGTGATAAATCGAGTTAATTAA
- the djlA gene encoding co-chaperone DjlA, with amino-acid sequence MKIWGKVFGFMIGFMFGRFVGALIGLWLGHVYDKYQGAQAFLGKAAERQRQFLNSTFAVMGHVAKASGRVTETDIRIATMLMDQMRLHGQPRTDAQNAFRKGKSDSFDLKACLAEFREATGSRPELNQMFLEIQIQTALSDGELDSNERKILATVAQELNYSQQQLEQLLSRWQAEFRFQQSQAGRSRQTTAADAYQVLGLEASASDRDIKRAYRKLMNEHHPDKLVAKGLPEEMMELAKKKTQDIQSAYDRLKHERGFK; translated from the coding sequence ATGAAAATTTGGGGTAAAGTTTTTGGCTTTATGATCGGCTTTATGTTTGGTCGATTTGTGGGTGCTTTAATTGGGCTTTGGCTTGGTCATGTTTATGACAAATACCAAGGAGCACAAGCATTTTTAGGCAAAGCCGCTGAGCGACAGCGTCAATTTTTAAATTCAACCTTTGCGGTTATGGGGCATGTAGCTAAAGCTTCAGGGCGAGTCACAGAAACCGATATTCGTATTGCCACCATGCTGATGGATCAAATGCGTTTGCATGGACAACCCAGAACTGATGCACAAAACGCATTCAGAAAAGGCAAAAGTGATAGCTTTGATCTAAAGGCTTGTTTGGCTGAATTTAGAGAGGCTACAGGAAGCCGACCTGAACTCAATCAAATGTTCTTAGAGATCCAAATTCAGACAGCACTGTCTGATGGAGAACTGGATAGCAATGAACGTAAAATCCTCGCCACGGTCGCTCAAGAGCTAAATTACAGTCAACAGCAACTTGAGCAACTCCTATCTCGCTGGCAAGCCGAATTTCGTTTTCAACAATCTCAAGCTGGCCGCTCTAGACAAACCACTGCTGCCGATGCTTATCAAGTGCTTGGATTAGAAGCAAGTGCGAGCGATAGAGACATTAAACGAGCCTATCGTAAACTAATGAACGAGCATCACCCAGATAAGTTGGTCGCAAAAGGCCTTCCAGAAGAAATGATGGAGCTGGCAAAGAAAAAAACTCAAGACATTCAATCGGCCTATGATCGCCTAAAGCATGAACGAGGATTCAAGTGA
- the murU gene encoding N-acetylmuramate alpha-1-phosphate uridylyltransferase MurU yields the protein MKAMILAAGRGQRLRPLTDTLPKPLVPVNGKPLIVYHLEKLAAIGIKEVVINTAWLGHQIPQALGNGDKWQLTIHYIHETEALETGGGICNALPLLGDEPFFVINGDVFVEYLPDSLADMQLPDNCLAHLWLVDNPEHNPSGDFGLSNHYLQNKSETMLTFSGMGIYHPKLFDKAPTGAFGTPLLIRPAADKQLIHAEHFTGLWCDVGTIERLHQLEKQIQ from the coding sequence TTGAAGGCGATGATATTAGCCGCAGGTCGAGGTCAACGACTTCGGCCACTGACAGACACACTTCCTAAACCGTTAGTCCCTGTTAACGGCAAACCACTCATCGTCTATCACTTAGAGAAGTTAGCCGCGATAGGAATAAAAGAAGTTGTCATTAACACCGCTTGGCTTGGGCATCAAATCCCACAAGCACTGGGTAATGGTGATAAATGGCAACTGACCATCCACTACATACACGAAACCGAAGCATTAGAAACAGGTGGAGGGATTTGCAATGCCCTTCCACTTTTAGGCGATGAACCATTCTTTGTCATTAACGGTGATGTGTTTGTTGAATATCTTCCCGACTCACTCGCCGATATGCAATTACCTGATAATTGTCTCGCTCATTTATGGTTGGTCGATAATCCTGAACATAATCCGAGTGGCGACTTTGGACTTTCGAACCATTACTTACAAAATAAGTCAGAGACTATGCTGACTTTTTCAGGTATGGGTATTTATCATCCAAAATTATTCGACAAGGCACCGACAGGAGCCTTTGGTACACCTTTATTAATCCGTCCTGCCGCCGACAAACAATTGATCCACGCAGAACATTTTACTGGCTTATGGTGTGATGTTGGTACCATAGAGCGGTTACATCAATTAGAGAAACAAATTCAATGA